The genomic stretch AAGGAGCCCCATAGTGAATCACTGAAGGGGTTTGGATCCTGCCCTATCTAGAAAGCGCTCTCCCACCCCATGCAGAAAAGGATGCCAAGTGAAAGGGACCACAGCCCCCTGCCAAAGGCCCCTTGTGGCGACCTGGGCCTCCGCCCCGACCTGGCACAGAGCCTTCCTCCCCACCTGCGTTCCTGCCCCTGCTCAGGTCCAGGAGCTCAGGAGGCATCGGATAGGCTGATTCAAGGACTGGCCCAAGGTTCTTCTAGGGGCGGAGCCCAGGCTCATCTGGGGTCCCCAGGAGGCGGAGTATCTTGTCTTTTGTCTGAGAAGACAAACTCTCTTGAAATCTGTAGGCGTCACCAGGGGGCAGGGTTGGCAATGTTCCCTCTGAGCGAAGtcttctgttccttctttccaGCCCCTCCAAGTCCAGGAAGTCTTGTGCTCACATCTTTCAGGACAGCTCTTCTTCCAGAAGTCGCCAGCGGAGTTGACCACGGTTCTTGGAATCCAGACCAGAGGCTTAGAAAACAATAACAGAGACCCACCGAGGTCTGAGTAGCACCATGCGGGGTGCCCCATGGCCCAGAAGGGCCGTGACCCAGGGCCTCAGACCAGCATCCGCTTAGGAGACCACAAGGAGAGCGGCTGGAAGGGCAGAGTGCCTGCCACCACCAAGGGCACCCTGTTTTGGATGGGGAGCTAGGGCTCAGCCGGTCATCTGCCACGTGGGGCCATGGAAACAGCAGTGATCGGAGTGGTGGCCGTGCTGTTTGTGGTCACCGTAGCCATCACCTGCATCCTGTGCTGCTTCAGCTGTGACTCAAGGACCCAGGATCCTCAGGGGGGCCCCGGCCACAGCTTTACAGTGGCCACGTTTTGCCAGGAGGCTTCTTTCTTCACGGGGCCAGGTCATCATGCCCAACCAGTGGTGGGTGCCCGGGACTTCTGGACCTTCATGTGAGGCCTGACAGTCCCCAGGATTTGTTCTGCTGGTGGGTCAGATTCACTCGTCACCCAGCGAGCCTTCCCCGGTGTCCTACTCCTCCAATGCTGCATTCCTGTCCTTCCCTGCCTCTATTCTGCAAgctccccatcccatcccatctcaCTTTGCTGTGCCCTCCAGCCTGGGAGATCCGCAGCGGTGGGACCAGACGGAATTCAGCTTGGACCCCTGAGAGCTCAGCCGGACCCTTCCCACAGGATGGGGCTTAGGAGAGGCCTGAAGAGTGACTGCTGGGCAGTGTCAGATTGCACGGTGAGCCAGCTCTTCTGATTTACATGGGGGACTGAGATGTCACTGGAATTTATTGTAAACAGAGTGCTGGTTCACTCAGGTTACCCCGGGATGCCTGTGACACTGGTTCTCTTGCCACCAGAAGAAACAGTGAGCTCAAGtagacatttttatgtttttatctccCTTCTGATTGAGTCATTTTGTTACTTGCAAGTGCACATTGCAAAGAACCTGATGCCGAGAATTGTCTCCTGCCAGTTGCCTGAATCAGCCCTGAGATCCTGAAACCAAAGGGCTGCTTCCTGGGAACAcatgatttattttatgattGAAAATGTATACCCCTTCATAGACGTCTCAAGAATCAACAGAAAAGAATCAAGGTCAAgaatcaagaggaaaaagaaagtcacagCAAGTACAAGATGTTTTCTTAACAGCAACGCCAGAAAGACTTTGAAACATACTTTGAGACTTTCTTACTATATTCTTATAGGTCACTTCTATTCTTAGAGAATGTAAGTGACTTCCATCACTTAGGAATGATAGAAAAATCATGAGCTTCAAGATAATTCCAAATACGTTAAAATGTTGTGTTACATTGAGAGCATGTAACAAAGCTCTTGTTTTCATCACAAATAAAGACATGCTCAGTTTTCATTAAtagaaaatctgttttctctgtaGCAGGAAATGAAGGCTGTGCCAGGTTTAGAATATGGTTTGAAGGACGCAAACTTCTGGCTCTCCTGGCTCATATGTCTCCATCCTGCCTTGAATGGATGCCTCTCCTAGGACCTGCTTATTGAGGAGGGAAAAACTGACCCTGACAGGGGTCTGGCCTCTACGGGTACCTAGACAGGCCATCTTGGCCTTGTGGCTGCCGCAGGAAGGGCTCTCAGAGAGAGGCTTGGGGCTGTAGAGGTGCAGAGGGGGAAGGGGCCAGGGGGAGAGGCTGGTGGAGAGGGATGGAGCAGGGGAGCACGGGGAAGGGAGAGGCACTGACTGCCCAGGAACGGGAGCTCCTGGGAAGCTTGTCTTGGTCACTCTGGACCTGAAAGCCCCCAAGCAGGGTCTTCGTAGATGCATGTGGAAGGAAACTGGCTGCAAAGAGGACCCAGAGACTGAGTGAAGGGAACTGTTGCAGGTTGTGTTCTCCTCAAATGAACACGGAGACAAAGTTTGGGGTTTATAGGGATCATTATCcatgaggggaaggaggagagtgcAGGATTAGATAGAGGAAAAGGTCAAATTATGAGGCAGGACCTTGATATGTGCCTCCTACCTCTGCTCAGTCTCTGAGTGCTAGCGgccccccttccctgtcccctaAGGTTCAGCCTCAGGCAGAGCAGCCCTGCAGCTGAGGCTGCCCCTGAATACTTCCTTGAGGGGGTCCTGGGTGGTGCGTCTCCAAAGAGCTCAGTAGGGACCTGTTCTCAGAGGTTCCCAGGTATGAGAGATGTGCAAGCATGTCTAGACACAAAGATATACCTGGGCATGGAAGCTCCAGGTGGGCAGAGGCAGCAGTGCAAGGcctgggaagggagaaagagtaaGCCTtggtctctttctgccctccagCAAAGTAAGCTCTGTTCCAGATCAGGTGCCTTTCAGCTGGACCCAGGTATCAAGACCCCAGGCCCAGAGCTCTGTCCCTGTGCTCATGGTCACAACCTCGCTGGGTCAGTGGAAGGAGGGTCTGCAGGCTGCAATCACATGACTCTGAAAACAAAGCAACGGTAGGAAGCTTGACCTCACTCTGCAGGTGAGGGGCATCATATCAAGCCCTGAGTTTTCCTCATTTGTTCACTTGCTAATCTACCCACCTATCTAACCactatccatccatccgttcatccatccatccacccacccacccctccatctACTCACTGAGTCTTCCTCCCTCACTTACTCATGCATGTGCTCATTCATTCTGTCACTTGTTCTCTTATTTAGTCATTCACTCCTCTATTCAATAAGCACTGGCTGAGCACGAACTGTGTGCCAGGCCGTGCCCAGGGAACATGGGGGTCAATGAAACATGGTCCCAGCACTTGGTGAACTTCCAATTTACTGATCTGGGCAAGGCTGCAAATAACACAATTGGGGGCTCAGGGGAGGGAGAGCGGGGAGACCCAGGGAAACCTGGGAGGAGGGGCCCTTGAGCTAGACTTGCAGAAAAGAGGGCACTTCAACAGGAGAATTTGGGAGATGGTGTTCAGGGGGAGCAGCACGAGTGGACATTCAGAGAGCTCGTGGGGGCAGGGAGTAGGCAGTTcgggtgggaggaggtgaggccGGATGACAGAAGCACTTCTTGTCACACCTGACCAGCACGTTTCTGGGTAACAGAGGACAAAGGCAACAAAGAGGCAGCCTTGCTTGTCAGGCTGGGCAGGTATGGTCTCTCCTACTGTGTGCTTGTGCGCacaccgcccaccccccccccccccccccccccccccgcccccagcattGCAATCTGCTGTTACTACAGAGGAGCAGCGGGTCCGGCAGTAGGATCTAGAGAGAGAAGGGCTTTAGAGACTCTGGGCAAGGCCAGCTTCGAGTGGAGCCGGGCTCGAGGGTGTGGGAGAAGCTGTCCCAGAGATCAGGGAGTTTGAGAAGAGAAGGCAGTCAAGGCCAACCACTGTGGAGCAGGCTGATGAGGAGGAGCTAAAGAAGGGACAGCAGGGTGGGGAGCACATGGGGTAGAGAAGCAGGGTTACCATATTTAGCAAGTAAAAATGCAGGACATCCAgtcaattttaatttcagatagacaaaaaaaaaatagcataagtatgtcccatgcaatatttgggacatacttatactaaaacattatttgttgtttggCAGTTTATTTCAActggtgtcctgtattttatctggcaaggGAGAAAGTGGTTCTCAGGGAGGGTGAGTCACCTGGTTGAAAGAactgtttggggtgggggtggggcggctgGCAACCGTGAGCACAGAGAAGAGACCTTGGATTTTGCAACATGAGGGTTGATAGTGACCTTGGTGAGAACAGTTTGAGTGGAGTGAAGGGAGCAGCTTGcacagtgatgtgtgtgtgtgtgtgtgtgtgtgtgtgtgtgtaagggcaGTTGAATCAGTGGGAACTGAGGAAGGGGAGGTCACAGTTGAAGATAATTTGAAGGGAAGAAGAGcgatatatttctttatttttatattttatattttattttctaaaatttacatccaagttagttagcatatagtgcaacaatgatctcaggagtagattccttagtgccccttacccgattagcccatcccccctcccacaacccctccagtaaccctcagtttgttctccatatttatgagtctcttctgttttgtccccctccctgtttttatattatttttgtttcccttcccttatgttcctctgttttgtctcttaaagtcctcatatgagtgaagtcatatgatttttgcctttctctgactaatttcacttagcataataccctccagttccatccacgtagttgcaaatggcaagatttcattctttttgattgccaggtaatactccattgtgtatatatataccacgtcttctttatccattcattcatcgatggacatttgggctttttccatactctggctattgttgatagtgctgctgtaaacatgggggtgcatgtgtcccttcgaaccAGCACACCTGGTATCTcatgggtaaatgcctagtagtgcaattgctgggtcatagggtagttctatttttagttttttgaggaacctccatactgttttccagactggctgcaccagcttgcattcccaccagcaatgcaaaagagatcctctttctctgtatcctcaccaacatctgttgttgcccgagttgttaatgctgaccattctgacaggtatgaggtggtatctcattgtggttttgatttgtatttatctccctgatgatgagtgatgttgagcattttttcatgtgtcggttggccatctggatgtcttctttggagaagtgtctattcatgtcttttgcccatttcttcactggattatttgttttttggatgttgagtttgagaagttctttatagattttggatacgaaccctttatctgatatgtcatttgcaaatatcttctcccattctgttggttgccttttagttttgctgaaagAGTGATATATTTTGACCAGAGTGGCAGCACCCTGAGGGAGAGCTGATTATTAATTTTGGGAATGGGCGGGAGGTTGAGCAGGAGCTGAGCAAGGAAGATCGGACAGGGAGACACTAACTGCACACCGGCAAGGACAAGACCCACGGAAGGAGTCCCCAGGGTGGGCCTGGGAGTGGGAGCTCAGGAAGGGGGTCAGAGGGTCCAGGGCTGGGTGGTGGGGTATGGGGATGAGATGAAGGCTGCCTGctttgcctggggtgggggaggggagaagggagttgAGCCAGTTGTGCCAGATGGTCTGTTTTCTCAGCGAAGCGAAGCGGGAGCATCTGCTCAAAGATGAGTATAGGGTAGCTGGGAGTAAGGACAGTGTGGCATGATGACCCGGAAAAGGGAGGAGCAGCTCCTACAGTCCTCCATGCGTGTGGAGTGCGTGGGTGCAacagtgtgtgggggggatgTGACGTGAGGCAgagtatgtgtgtggtgtgtggcatgggtgtgtacgtgtgtgaggtgcatgttgtgtgtgtgtgtgtgtgtgtgtgttgtatgctGGCCCAGGTGCTCCCCCTCTTCTGCCCAGCGCCTaagaagagggcagagagcaTCTGTCTCCCAGGGGAGGGGTGGCTGCACGGGGACAGTCACAGGCTGGCACTAGAATGCTAGCAAAGCAGGGGTGTTTATCTGGTGTCAGCAAGGGAAGGGGCTGCTTACACTCACCCCGGAAATCTGAGGCAGAGCCTCACATGAACCCAGTTTCCAAATCCAGTGTCTCTccagtcctcctcctcctcctcctcctagttCCTCTGCATTGGACTTGGCTGTGCCCGAGGCACTCTGCTTTCCGTCAGCTCCTCAGTGCTCACAGCGGCCCCATTACCTCTGTTTTGTACTTGAGGATCCCGAGCTGCCCACTGGGAGGCACTTGGAACCAATGTCTCCCAGCAGTGCTGGGCGGGAACCCTCGGGAGTAAAGCCCAAGTCCTTTCCCTCCACAAATGGGGTCTGCCTCCAGCCGACTCACAGCGGACCCATTTCATATATTCCGAATGAAGGggaggtcagggcacctggggatCTGATTTGCCCAGGGTTTCCCTGGACAGAAGCCTTACACGTGGATTTCCCTGGATCTCTGACTTCGGAGAAGAAAGGGGGCCTTTGCCTGACACAGTTTTAATAAGCAGCCTCTGGGGCCTCACCCTGATGAACCTCTGTGGAGGCCTGGACTTCTGGGCTAACGGACCTCCGCCAGGAGCCAGCCCACCACAGCCTCCCTCCCTGAGGCCTCACACCTGCAGAGGGCCTGGACTGTGCCTCTCCACACACACCTTCCCCTCACCTTCTGGAACTCCTCTCCCAGCTCCACCCAAGGGCAAAGGGCAGGGAAAACCCAGCTcattccacccctcccctcctagccctgccccccccccccccccgcccccaccccattgACTGGCCAAGCCTCCGTTTCCCGGGTTGTGCAGCAGAGGTGAGGATTCTGTCCTGTTTTGTCTAGAGGATGTCTGCAAGCGAGCAGGAAGTTCTTCTGAACCCAGCTATCCGGAGGGGctcacccctgccctgctttTTCTGCACATTCTTGGCCCTGCAACCAGGGGGGTGTTTCTCTCTGGGACAGGCTGGATTCTGGAGTTAGTAGGCCATGAAATAACATGTTTTCCGGAAAAGTACCTTCCTTAGAGGAAACCACTTGTTCCAAGGAATAGAAAAGGGTCATTGTGCCTTGCCAGGTCCCCTCTCTCCCTAGAacatgacacttaaaaaaaaaatcagacacaacTAGACGCACCTACCCACAGATGCGTTTGTCTGGTTCATTTGTAATAGTGAAAAGTTAGAAGCAGCCTATTCGGGAGAGGGCTGATCCAGCAAATCCTAGCACAGCCTTAACATGGAACACAGGCTCGAAAACAATAAGGTACATTCAAGCTCATTAACATGAAAGGACATTTGTCATGTATCAGTGAGTAAGAAATGGAGTAAATTAGAGAACTACACATGTGCCGTGTGTAAAATTGTGTTTTTGAGAAAATACGCTTGGCTGCATCACGGAGGAGCGGGACACGCCCGGGTGTGGACTAGTGATtgtctctgggggagggggaccgTTTGTAGGGTTTCAAAcgttttccctttttgtttatctgtgtttCCTGCAATGAATGGTTTGCTTTTGAATAAGAGAAACAAGaaccaaagaaaaaggaataaaatttatttttttaaatgtttatcttttagagagagagagagagagacagagcataagcggggagggggggacacacaaagagagagagggaaacagaatctgaagcagaccccaggctctcagccatcagcacagagcccgacatggggctcaaacccacaaactgtgagatcatgacctgagctgaatcggacactaaccaactgagccacccaagagcccctaaaatttattttttcaattataataTAAACCAACTCCAATCTGAGTGGAGATCCAAAACCATAGTCAAACACAGACATAGAAATGGTAACAAATTCTtaggacagacacacagacagggatagacacacacacacacacacacacacacacacacacacacacacacctcttctgCCTCATTTGCATGGGTAGGGTGGGCAAGCCTGGGGAGCAGGGGCATGGTTGTTAAGTTTCCAGAAAATGCCGGGATCTGGGTGTGAAGGTCACTGTCAGAAGTTCTGGGCCCG from Panthera uncia isolate 11264 chromosome D4, Puncia_PCG_1.0, whole genome shotgun sequence encodes the following:
- the SPAAR gene encoding small regulatory polypeptide of amino acid response, producing METAVIGVVAVLFVVTVAITCILCCFSCDSRTQDPQGGPGHSFTVATFCQEASFFTGPGHHAQPVVGARDFWTFM